TGTTGCCAGCTGACAAAAGGCATCCATTGGATCATCTGCCTGTTCCGTTTGCAGCAATTTCTGTTTTAATTCAGGATGGTGCAGAGCATCTTTTAACAGACGGCATAGTATTTCATCCATTTGTAGGCCTCCTTTACCCTTGCTTATCATTGATAACTGGACAATTGGAATTTTTCTGTTATTTTCTGGCGGTTTTTCAATATCCAACCACAAATAGAGTCCGCCATCTATTTTTATGATTATCGATTCCAGGTATTATCCATTTTTTGCTGAAAATTTTTCCGGTTTTTGCGTACTTGGGCTTTTAATTTGAGGGTACGGATAAAATCCGGTCCAAAGAATAATAAATAATTTAAGATTGCCATAATAATACTAATTTTTACTGGCCAAGGGTATACAATCAAAGAATACAGGAAAATTACAGCATCCGCAAATGCCAGGTATTTTACTTTGATTGGAATAAAAAAGAATAATAGCAATTTATGGTCTGGATATAGTGTGGCAAACGCAAAGAACAAAGAGAGATTTAAATAGGTAGCTGATATCGTTGACATGGATAAAACAGCCATAATATCGGAAATTCCTCCACCAACTGGAAGGAAATAAGAGATAAATCCTCCAATAATCGTGGCAACCATACCAGTTAAATAATAAACGGTAAACCGAAAACTACCCCATTCCCGTTCTAGGCTAACTCCAATAAAATAGTAAAAATATAGAGTAAACGCAATAAACACCAAAGAGGAATTAGGCGGAACAAAAATAAAGGTAATAATCCTCCAAATTTGCCCCTGCATAACCAGGGCAGGAGAAAAATAAAGGTATTGGCTAAAAGTAGTACCTGCCTTTAGAACAAAGAAAATATCAAAAATATATACCAATAAATTTCCAATGACAAGATACAACATAAGGTTTGGAATTCCAAACCTTCCAAACTTCCGTTCCATTTTATCTAATATTTTCATAAAGGTGGCCCCTCCCATCAAAATAATCGTAACGAGCAAGTTATGTTGTTTATTATATCACACCGTATAGTCGAAAACAACCATATTGGAACGGGTAAAATCGTGAAAAGCGCCAATATTTTATTTTTGTTTGGAAATAACTGTATACGATTGTACTATTTGCCCATACTATCTGCATAAATTGATGTTAACGGAGTTGATCATAATGGAGTTTATTCAATCTATCAGAGCGAAACTATACAAATTGGTCGGTAAAGATCAGGAAACTACCCCGCCATTGCTGGAGGAAATCAGGGATACCAAACTGCAATTGTTGGCTGCTCAAAACCATTTTGACTGCTTGGTAAATCTGGATTTAATTGATGCCTGTATTTTTCAGATTGAGTCATTAGAAGTAAAATATAACTATTTGGTCAAACAAGCCAAAGCACAAGGCCTCCGTTATAATGAGTATGTGGACGTAAAAGAGGAGGTTAAACAAAATGGTTGTTTGGATCGTACTCAGCCTGTTGGCAATCATTATGGTATTTTACTACAAACACAGGAAAAAACCTGTTAGGTCGTTTTTATTGGGAAGTATCTCTGGCATTGCCGCACTATTTGTGGTAAATGGGGTTACCTCAGGAGTATTGGCAATTAATTATGCTACATTGGCAATCTCAGCGATATTAGGGATTCCAGGCGTGGCTACGGTGGCAATCTTTAACCAGATCTTTTAAACAATTTGACACTATCCTTTATTTCAGGTATACTGTTAAATGCGAGCAGACTGTGTGGCAGCGCTGTACAATTACGGTGAGGAAAGTCCGAGCATCACAGAGCAGGGTACCTGCTAACGGCAGGCGGAGGCGACTCTAGGGAAAGTGCAACAGAAAGATACCGCCGGAGCAATCCGGTAAGGATGGAAAGGCGAGGTAAGAGCTCACCGGAGCAGGGGGAACCCTGCTGCCATGTAAACCCTATCCGATGCAACATCGACTGGGAGGCTATCGTTGGCTCGACGCTCCCGACGGATGGCTGGAGTGCTATAGCAATATAGTACCAAGATAGATTGTCACAAAAACAGAACTCGGCTTATAGGTCTGGTCGCGTTTTCTAGAACCCCAAACCATGATATGGTGAAAAAAGAGGTATCCAGTTGGATACCTCTTTTTATATGTATTCTTTAAGGGGAGTATGTTGCTCCAATAGCTTCTGCCAATAGAATACATTGTTGTAAATCCACCTTTGTGTTTTGAAAATCAATCGAGAGCAATGAATTTTGATCAAGCCCAAGATGAGATGTCCTGATATCTGAATGACGAAAGCTTAGATTATGAGTAATGATATCTGTAAAATTACATTCTGATAGGATACACCGGATAAAACTCGTCCCTGTAAAATCTGAGCCAGTAAAATTAACCCTTTCTATCATTTGTTTATCAAACTCTAAAAAACGCATTTCAGTGTACGACCAATCTCCATCTGTAATAGATACTAAACTACAATCCGTATCCATTAAGCTGGATCCAATCATTTTACATCCATCAAAATTAACTGCAAAAAGGTTTGCAAAACGAAACCTGCAATTCAAAAAGATGCAATTTTTGAAATGGACACTACTCAATATTGCGGATGAAAAATTGCAATTGTCAAATTCACAATGGTAACAAATAGAAACATCGGAAAAATCAGCTCCTATAAAACGACAATGAGTAAACTTTTTTCGATTTAATTCCATTTCTTCTATGACTTGATTGGAAAAATCCATATTTGTGTAATGCTCTTCTGAAAACATGACTACCTCCTATTTTTTTGCAGATACCAGTAGCATCATTGGCCGCCTCATTTCCTCTTTCATACCGGGCTGGTCCATCCTATTTTCTGGTGGCTGTGGTTCTACAACCCGTTTGATTTGGAAACCATGATCCCACAATGTATTTAGGTATGTGGTAAGTGTGCGGTGGTATTTGGTTACTTTTTCCCCTAAAAAAATAGCTTCCCGTTTTCCTTCATAGTAATAGTTATCTACCGGAAAATGGAAAATTTTCCTGTTTTTGTCATAATACCAATCCTGTGTTCCATACGCAGTAAAGGTTGGATGTTCTACCGAAAAAACAAATACTCCTCCAGTGGTTAAACTGCGAAAAACACTATTTACAATACCATCAAAATCTTCGATATAGTGGAATGCTAACGAGCTAATCACGACATCATATTCATTGGCTGGGAACTCAAAATCCTCCATTGCACAATTTTGATACTGTACTTGTGGAAATTTATTTTTCTGTTTGGCTACTGCTAGCATTTTTTTCGATAGATCAATTCCAAGTACGAATTCCGCCCCGTGTTGTGCAGCATAAAGGCAATGCCAGCCGTATCCACATCCTAAATCCAAAACCCGTTTTCCCTGAAAATCAGGCAGTAATTTTTGCAGTTCGCTCCATTCCCCAGCACCTTCTAAACCATAGATAGAGCGATTCATCTGACTATATTTTTGAAAAAAACCACCATTGTCATATTTGTTTTCTTTCATGATGTATCTCCTTTTTCGTAAAAATAGCCCTGTAGTTCCGCCATTACAGGGCTATTTTAATATAGTAATTGTTATATTTTTATGAAATGTTCTCCTTATTTCACTGTAAAGAATGGTGTCAGTTAGAACTAAGGATCACTATCATATTAATAAACAATCCGTATTAGAAAGATAAAAGGTTATAATTTATATCAATCACCATCTTGATTTATCAGTACAGTTTTTAAAATAAAATGAATTTACCAGATATCGTTTCTATTCTTTTATGGTGCGAAATTTATTCGTTTCCATACACCTCAAAACGGGAAAGTAAATTGATAACAGTTAATTTATTGGCAAACAATTGCTTGTAAGTAACTGTTTTGGTTTTGCCACTATCCGAAAGCTGTTTCATATCCCGTTCAATTTTTTGTTTTTCTTCGCAGAGTGCTTCATACATATCTTCCAGACGGCCTAATTTATTTACTGCCTGGATTGGGTCAGCAACAATATAGCCTGTTTCTGTTTTTTCTGTCAAACGTTCCATAAATCCTCCTATTTTGGAATGCAGTAAAAATTAGTCTCCCAGGCAGGTATGTAAGGATGATGCCTGAGGTAGATTTTATAATCTGGACAGAGATCCAAAATCTGCAATGGTAACGCGAACAAATCCTCATTGCGGTGGTAAGCGCACACATATAGTTTTGGCCGGTATTGCTGAATAGTTTTTTTAGCTCCTTCCAATGCTTTGGACTCCGTTCCCTCAATATCCATTTTTAAAATAGATACCGGCTGCTGAATTAAGTGATCAACAGAATCTGCTGGAATTTCTACCCCTTTATTGGATAAACGAGAATTACGTCCAGCTTTTTTGCTAAAATACAGGGTATCTGTTTGGTTCCATGCCGCCATATTATAACGGGTAATCCGTTCTAAATGAGCGGTGTTCTTTTCCAGCTTTTTAAAATTTTTTGCATCGGGTTCTAGCGCATAAATATGCTGATAATCCGATACAAATTGTAGGAACTCCGCAATGGTATCCCCATCATAGGCGCCTAAATCTACAAAAATTTCTTGGTCATTTGGTTTTAATAGATTGGTGTAGACCTCTGGTTTCTCCGAACGACATTGATAGAGGTATTCTATTTTTCCACTAACCTTAAAATTCAGGATATCCAAATAGGTCTTTTTAGAGGTTTCGTCTGCCAACAAATCGTATACTTGATCGAATTCCGCTTCGTGTTCTGCTATGTATTCCCGTGTAAACAACCCATCCCCAGCTACTGGTACATCCGGTGCGACAATGGGATGCTCTTGATTCATCTGGAATAAACGTTCTAAAGTGGGGTCATCGTGGATAGCAAATGCCATTACAGTGTGAAACTCTGGATACTGACGGCAGATATCGCTGTATTTTTGTACCAGATATCCCTGAAAAGAATGACCACGTACAAATTCATCGCTGGCGAACATAGCTTCCACTTGGATACCATATTGCTCGAACACCTTGAATATTTTTAAAGCACCATCCCCCATGCCGTACATCACAACAGGAAGATTCGTTTGCTGTAAACAATCCCATACATTTTGTTCTTTTATTTTTTCTAACATAAAACCTCCACAACTATAAATGAAGCCTTTTTTTCAATTCCAGTTTTGTTTTTCTGTCCGCAAATACAAACGCACCAATGAGTACAATCAGGGAAAAAGCAGCGGATGACAAGCAAATCCATTTGATATCTACCCAATTAAGTAAGAAAAATATCAATGGTATCATTCCGTATAGGCAGGAAGCCAAAATATAGAT
This is a stretch of genomic DNA from Clostridium facile. It encodes these proteins:
- a CDS encoding rhomboid family intramembrane serine protease, with product MKILDKMERKFGRFGIPNLMLYLVIGNLLVYIFDIFFVLKAGTTFSQYLYFSPALVMQGQIWRIITFIFVPPNSSLVFIAFTLYFYYFIGVSLEREWGSFRFTVYYLTGMVATIIGGFISYFLPVGGGISDIMAVLSMSTISATYLNLSLFFAFATLYPDHKLLLFFFIPIKVKYLAFADAVIFLYSLIVYPWPVKISIIMAILNYLLFFGPDFIRTLKLKAQVRKNRKNFQQKMDNTWNR
- a CDS encoding DUF2508 family protein; translation: MEFIQSIRAKLYKLVGKDQETTPPLLEEIRDTKLQLLAAQNHFDCLVNLDLIDACIFQIESLEVKYNYLVKQAKAQGLRYNEYVDVKEEVKQNGCLDRTQPVGNHYGILLQTQEKTC
- a CDS encoding pro-sigmaK processing inhibitor BofA family protein; the encoded protein is MVFYYKHRKKPVRSFLLGSISGIAALFVVNGVTSGVLAINYATLAISAILGIPGVATVAIFNQIF
- a CDS encoding pentapeptide repeat-containing protein produces the protein MFSEEHYTNMDFSNQVIEEMELNRKKFTHCRFIGADFSDVSICYHCEFDNCNFSSAILSSVHFKNCIFLNCRFRFANLFAVNFDGCKMIGSSLMDTDCSLVSITDGDWSYTEMRFLEFDKQMIERVNFTGSDFTGTSFIRCILSECNFTDIITHNLSFRHSDIRTSHLGLDQNSLLSIDFQNTKVDLQQCILLAEAIGATYSP
- a CDS encoding class I SAM-dependent methyltransferase: MKENKYDNGGFFQKYSQMNRSIYGLEGAGEWSELQKLLPDFQGKRVLDLGCGYGWHCLYAAQHGAEFVLGIDLSKKMLAVAKQKNKFPQVQYQNCAMEDFEFPANEYDVVISSLAFHYIEDFDGIVNSVFRSLTTGGVFVFSVEHPTFTAYGTQDWYYDKNRKIFHFPVDNYYYEGKREAIFLGEKVTKYHRTLTTYLNTLWDHGFQIKRVVEPQPPENRMDQPGMKEEMRRPMMLLVSAKK
- a CDS encoding FkbM family methyltransferase, with the translated sequence MLEKIKEQNVWDCLQQTNLPVVMYGMGDGALKIFKVFEQYGIQVEAMFASDEFVRGHSFQGYLVQKYSDICRQYPEFHTVMAFAIHDDPTLERLFQMNQEHPIVAPDVPVAGDGLFTREYIAEHEAEFDQVYDLLADETSKKTYLDILNFKVSGKIEYLYQCRSEKPEVYTNLLKPNDQEIFVDLGAYDGDTIAEFLQFVSDYQHIYALEPDAKNFKKLEKNTAHLERITRYNMAAWNQTDTLYFSKKAGRNSRLSNKGVEIPADSVDHLIQQPVSILKMDIEGTESKALEGAKKTIQQYRPKLYVCAYHRNEDLFALPLQILDLCPDYKIYLRHHPYIPAWETNFYCIPK